A region of the Flavipsychrobacter sp. genome:
CTCGTTCTTTCTGCTATTGCGATGACTTAGTAGATGGTATTTATCGTTTATTATTATCTGACTATCACCTACCTGTCAATGTGGGTAATCCTGTAGAGATCAGTTTAAAAGACTTTGCAGAAGAAGTCATTGCACTTACAGGATCGAAATCTAAGATTATTTACGAACCGCTACCACAAGACGACCCTAAACAACGCCAACCGAACATTACTAAGGCTAAAGAACTACTTGGATGGGAACCAAAAGTAGACCGTAGTGAAGGGTTGAAAAGAACACTAGAATACTTCAAAAAGCACATTTAACCATTGTGCATTACTATATAGAAAGCCTCGCGGTATCGCGGGGCTTTTTTGTACCTTCAACTCCATGAAAAACAACCTGCTAAAGAAACTTGGCGAAATAGTTGTGATATTTTTACTACAGCTTGCTTTATGGCTTATTATAAACGACTTTAAGCTTAACATGCGCTATGTAGCTATCTCTTTAGCAATATCAGTAGTGGTTATCTTTGCAATACCACGTGCTAAAAGCAAGGAATAATATTTTCTCTATCTTAGTGATAATGAAACAGTTCCTATCTACACGTTTTGGTAGGGTATTATTCCTATTTCTACCACCTTTTGTTAGCAAAATAATTAGCAACGACTTTTACATATCGCTAAAAAACACTGCTATTCTTTTAGCTATATCATCAATTGCAGCATTTATTATTTGGCCACTGGCAGACAGGTTTTTCCACTATCTTATCATAAGGCAAAGCAGGTGAACAGGGATATCATAGACATCAACGACTTCACAATACTTGTAGAAGAAGCAAACAGCATTGAGGAAGCTGTAGATGCTTGCTTTTTTGATGAGCCAGTAATAGCAGTAGCTTTTTACGGAGCTGGCAATGTACATCTATCAGTCAAGTATGCAGACAAGCAGAAAGACTTTGAGCACACTAAAGGGATGGCACTCTCCTTCTATGCAGACGAGCAAGTATCTTTTGAACATACTGTCTCTGCCAACAAACCTTTACAATGCATTGTTATAGCCACTACATTAAGGAACTTAGAAAAGCTCCCTAACCAAGAAGGTGAAATATTTGCCAGCCTGTTACATCAACTCGTGAACCCTACCGATCATTATGTAGAAGGCCCTCTATTTTTTATGACACCGGAAATGCATGCTGTATTGGAGCAAGTGTTCAACAACAAATATGAAGGCAAAACAAAAATGATGTTCTTTAGAAGTCAGATGACCATATTGTTATCTCATTTCTTTGGCTACCTCTCAGGCATGAAAGAAGAGGTCGTAAAACAAGAAGAACGCGACAAACTATACCAAGCTAAAGAAATACTACTTAGCAACCTGGAAACGCCACCTTCTCTTACAGAGCTCTCCAAACAAATAGGCCTTAACAGCTTTAAACTCAAAAAGAATTTTAAAGAACTTTTTGGTGTACCTGTTTTCAAGTATCTGCAAAACGAAAGGCTTACAAAAGCTCATGACCTGATAAGAACAGGAGACATGACCATACAAGAAGCGGCGTGGCATGTTGGCTATGATAGCCTCAGCTCTTTTTCTAATGCTTTTGCAAAGAAATATGGCTTTAGGCCAAGTGAAATAAAGCAATAATCCTTTTCGAACAAATCTTAATCCTTTTCAAACCAAGAGCTCGGCGATAGCCGCTGCACCTTTGCGTCATCAACTTATTGAAACAATAAACGATGAGGCATTTACACAAATTTATTGAAGGATTAATTTTTGCAACGCTATGCGTTTTTCTACTCTCCAGTTTCAGGGCAACTGAAAATAGTCAGTATACAACACCACCTGACTACGTGGCCAAAACTACAGGCAGTCCTAAGCTTGCGGCACTTACTGTACTACGTGCAAAATGCAATGTTTGTCACAAGAAACAAAACAAGAAAAAGGTATTCACCTTAGACAACATGAATACACTTGCCCCAAAAATCAACAGGCAAGTATTTATCAAAAAACGCATGCCTAAAGGGAAGGACATAACGCTTACACAACAAGAATATGCCATTTTAAAAACATGGCTTTTTACTCAAAATATAAAATAGCATCATAATGGAATTATTTAAAAACATTTCGCTCTATACCGCCGTATTACTTACGGGCTTATCGGCAGGCTTGTTTTATGCATGGCAAGTGTCAGTGATACCAGGTACTAAGCTAATCTCTGATAAAAATTATCTAGACACTATGCAGTCTATAAACAGAGCAATACAAAACCCTGCTTTTGCACTTATATTTTTTGGCAGTTTTCTATTGCTACTGGCAGCTACCTACACTCAATATCAAGAAGGAAGCAAATCTGCATTTATAATAATAACAGCAGCAATGGTTTGCTATCTGGTAGGCACTATAGGTATAACTATGTTGGGCAACGTACCTATGAACGAGGCTCTTGACAAAATAGACCTAAACAACATGACTCAAAATGCACTACACCAAACAAGAACTACTTATGAGCATAAATGGAATCAACTGCATTTGGCAAGAACTGTGTTCTCTGTAGTAGCCTTCGCTTTGAGCTTGCTTACATGCTTTCTAAATACAAACAGTAATTAATTAACCTTTCAATAAAATCTAAAAAAGTAAACTAATGACAGAAAAGATCTTAGTAATTGGTGGCAATGGAAAAACAGGAAGAAAAATTGTTGCACGTCTGACAGAACAAAACCAAATTGTAAGAGTAGG
Encoded here:
- a CDS encoding AraC family transcriptional regulator — protein: MATGRQVFPLSYHKAKQVNRDIIDINDFTILVEEANSIEEAVDACFFDEPVIAVAFYGAGNVHLSVKYADKQKDFEHTKGMALSFYADEQVSFEHTVSANKPLQCIVIATTLRNLEKLPNQEGEIFASLLHQLVNPTDHYVEGPLFFMTPEMHAVLEQVFNNKYEGKTKMMFFRSQMTILLSHFFGYLSGMKEEVVKQEERDKLYQAKEILLSNLETPPSLTELSKQIGLNSFKLKKNFKELFGVPVFKYLQNERLTKAHDLIRTGDMTIQEAAWHVGYDSLSSFSNAFAKKYGFRPSEIKQ
- a CDS encoding DUF1772 domain-containing protein, yielding MELFKNISLYTAVLLTGLSAGLFYAWQVSVIPGTKLISDKNYLDTMQSINRAIQNPAFALIFFGSFLLLLAATYTQYQEGSKSAFIIITAAMVCYLVGTIGITMLGNVPMNEALDKIDLNNMTQNALHQTRTTYEHKWNQLHLARTVFSVVAFALSLLTCFLNTNSN